In the Acidobacteriota bacterium genome, AGGTTCACCCTCAGCCCTGACGATTCGAGCCCCTGGTACCCGGGAAGGCCGTTCGCCAGCTCGTACACCGCCGCCGCCGAACACAGAAACGCGATCGCCACCGTCCCCACGCCCACCAGCGACACGAACTTCTTCCCCAGCTTCGCCCCGAACAACCCGTTCAACACGAACCCCGTGAACGGGAGGAGGGGGATGAACCAGAGGTGGCGGAGCATCGGGTCAGCCTTATCCCTTCAGGAGAGTGATCTCGTCGACCTGGATCGACTCGGTGTTGCGGAAGAGCGAGATGATGATCGCGAGACCCACCGCGACCTCGCCCGCCGCGGTCACGATGACGAAGATCGAGAAGACCTGCCCGGCGAGATCCGAAAGCAGGCGCGAGA is a window encoding:
- the nuoK gene encoding NADH-quinone oxidoreductase subunit NuoK, which encodes MIVPIHHVLVFSMILFLIGVVGVLTRRNGIIVLMSIELMLNAANINFIAFSRLLSDLAGQVFSIFVIVTAAGEVAVGLAIIISLFRNTESIQVDEITLLKG